A genomic stretch from Mya arenaria isolate MELC-2E11 chromosome 10, ASM2691426v1 includes:
- the LOC128206909 gene encoding complement C1q tumor necrosis factor-related protein 3-like isoform X1, giving the protein MFLLIAVWAFCINISQGINEAEILKRFEGMENREMDLRRQLQTQAKEMENMRATVADQQEKIIKLELACLAKDFQTSIIDDRGQYDPTVDESNFVKQVLPDEMVKSIEHRSQKRFVFSPPEMPVAFSAFKNANLGSVNANQNIVFDSILINEGNGYHSNHGLFIAPQSGIYFFTITLLHPNQPTPVHAEVIRNGTVIARLHSESNQYEQTSQSLIANVNTGEEIYVVNRDYANEVYTTGLYSSFSGFLIWAS; this is encoded by the exons ATGTTTCTTTTAATTGCGGTCTGGGCGTTTTGCATCAACATTTCACAAGGGATTAATGAAGCTGAAATATTGAAACGGTTTGAGGGTATGGAAAATAGAG AAATGGACCTACGAAGACAGCTGCAAACTCAGGCGAAGGAAATGGAAAACATGCGGGCAACAGTAGCAGATCAGCAAGAAAAGATAATCAAGCTTGAGTTAGCATGCCTGGCTAAAGATTTCCAGACGAGCATCATTGACGATCGCGGTCAGTACGATCCAACTGTCGACGAAAGCAATTTCGTCAAACAAGTACTTCCTGATGAGATGGTCAAAAGCATTG AACATCGATCGCAAAAGCGTTTCGTGTTCTCCCCACCGGAAATGCCCGTAGCGTTTTCCGCTTTCAAGAATGCTAATCTTGGCAGTGTCAACGCGAACCAGAACATCGTTTTCGACAGTATTTTGATTAACGAAGGCAACGGATACCATTCCAACCATGGACTATTTATCGCTCCCCAAAGCGGAATCTACTTCTTTACAATAACGTTGCTACATCCCAACCAACCAACTCCTGTTCACGCTGAAGTAATCCGCAATGGAACAGTAATTGCCCGCCTGCACAGCGAGAGTAACCAGTACGAACAGACCTCCCAATCTCTCATTGCTAACGTCAACACTGGCGAGGAGATCTATGTTGTAAATAGGGACTATGCTAACGAGGTTTACACCACTGGGCTGTATTCCTCGTTTTCAGGCTTTCTAATCTGGGCGTCTTAA
- the LOC128206909 gene encoding cerebellin-1-like isoform X2 produces the protein MFLLIAVWAFCINISQGINEAEILKRFEGMENREMDLRRQLQTQAKEMENMRATVADQQEKIIKLELACLAKDFQTSIIDDREHRSQKRFVFSPPEMPVAFSAFKNANLGSVNANQNIVFDSILINEGNGYHSNHGLFIAPQSGIYFFTITLLHPNQPTPVHAEVIRNGTVIARLHSESNQYEQTSQSLIANVNTGEEIYVVNRDYANEVYTTGLYSSFSGFLIWAS, from the exons ATGTTTCTTTTAATTGCGGTCTGGGCGTTTTGCATCAACATTTCACAAGGGATTAATGAAGCTGAAATATTGAAACGGTTTGAGGGTATGGAAAATAGAG AAATGGACCTACGAAGACAGCTGCAAACTCAGGCGAAGGAAATGGAAAACATGCGGGCAACAGTAGCAGATCAGCAAGAAAAGATAATCAAGCTTGAGTTAGCATGCCTGGCTAAAGATTTCCAGACGAGCATCATTGACGATCGCG AACATCGATCGCAAAAGCGTTTCGTGTTCTCCCCACCGGAAATGCCCGTAGCGTTTTCCGCTTTCAAGAATGCTAATCTTGGCAGTGTCAACGCGAACCAGAACATCGTTTTCGACAGTATTTTGATTAACGAAGGCAACGGATACCATTCCAACCATGGACTATTTATCGCTCCCCAAAGCGGAATCTACTTCTTTACAATAACGTTGCTACATCCCAACCAACCAACTCCTGTTCACGCTGAAGTAATCCGCAATGGAACAGTAATTGCCCGCCTGCACAGCGAGAGTAACCAGTACGAACAGACCTCCCAATCTCTCATTGCTAACGTCAACACTGGCGAGGAGATCTATGTTGTAAATAGGGACTATGCTAACGAGGTTTACACCACTGGGCTGTATTCCTCGTTTTCAGGCTTTCTAATCTGGGCGTCTTAA